A stretch of Henckelia pumila isolate YLH828 chromosome 4, ASM3356847v2, whole genome shotgun sequence DNA encodes these proteins:
- the LOC140866976 gene encoding BON1-associated protein 2-like, with translation MEVRSSKAIEVTVISAEGLLENRRKPVKKNAFVVVKSDPRNPLSTVVDPEGGGYPSWNQKLEMELPAHVRFITVEAHSGSKVVGSANIPVTDFAGGYLPENYLSFLSYRLRDANGEKNGIINLSVKVKGGGNSGCAASCSRPWIRAPTDDKVANGVVTGVPVPYW, from the coding sequence ATGGAAGTACGATCGTCAAAAGCCATTGAAGTTACCGTCATATCTGCTGAAGGTTTGCTCGAGAATCGGCGAAAACCCGTGAAGAAAAATGCGTTCGTCGTCGTGAAATCCGACCCCCGAAACCCCTTGTCGACGGTTGTGGATCCGGAAGGCGGCGGTTACCCTTCGTGGAACCAGAAATTGGAGATGGAGCTCCCCGCGCATGTCCGTTTCATCACGGTGGAGGCGCACTCGGGGAGCAAGGTCGTGGGATCCGCGAACATCCCGGTCACGGATTTCGCGGGAGGGTACCTGCCGGAGAATTACTTGAGTTTCCTGAGTTACAGGCTGAGGGACGCCAACGGGGAGAAGAATGGGATAATCAATCTGTCTGTGAAGGTTAAGGGAGGCGGAAATAGCGGCTGCGCAGCCAGTTGTTCGCGGCCATGGATTAGGGCTCCGACGGATGACAAGGTGGCGAACGGTGTCGTAACTGGAGTTCCTGTTCCGTATTGGTAA
- the LOC140863739 gene encoding cell division protein FtsY homolog, chloroplastic — protein MASPLPSHLLLPPKPPLPSPPTSSAALIHIPPVWTHTRISRFKCASGQTGFFTKLGRLIQEKAKNDVEKLFSGFSKTRDNLAVVDELLLYWNLSDTDRVLDELEEALLVADFGPRITIKIVESLRDDIYAGKLKSGSEIKDSLKRSILNLLTAKKLKTELQLGFRKPAVIMVVGVNGGGKTTSLGKLANRLKKEGTKVLLAAGDTFRAAASDQLEIWAERTGCEIVVAEKENAKASSVLSQAVKKGREQGFDVVLCDTSGRLHTNYSLMEELVACKKAVGKAVSGAPNEILLVLDGTTGLNMLPQAREFNDVVGVTGFILTKLDGSARGGCVVSVVDELGIPVKFVGVGEKLDDLQPFDPEAFVNAIFP, from the exons ATGGCTTCTCCTCTGCCTTCTCATCTTCTGCTTCCCCCGAAGCCACCACTCCCGTCTCCGCCGACTTCCTCCGCCGCCCTCATCCACATACCACCAGTCTGGACCCATACCCGTATCTCCCGGTTCAAGTGTGCATCTGGGCAAACCGGGTTCTTCACAAAACTTGGGCGGCTGATCCAAGAGAAAGCCAAGAATGACGTGGAGAAACTCTTCTCCGGGTTTTCCAAAACGAGGGATAATTTAGCTGTCGTCGACGAGCTTTTGCTTTACTGGAATCTATCTGATACTGACCGGGTCCTGGATGAGCTGGAAGAG GCATTGTTAGTGGCTGATTTTGGTCCAAGAATTACCATAAAGATCGTGGAGAGCTTGAGGGATGATATTTACGCTGGCAAGCTCAAATCTGGGAGTGAAATTAAA GATTCTTTAAAGAGGAGTATATTGAATTTGTTAACTGCAAAGAAACTCAAGACTGAGCTCCAGCTCGGTTTCAG AAAACCGGCTGTAATCATGGTGGTTGGTGTCAATGGAGGTGGGAAAACTACGTCTCTCG GAAAGCTTGCCAACAGATTGAAGAAAGAAGGGACCAAG GTGTTGTTGGCAGCTGGAGATACGTTTAGAGCAGCTGCAAGTGATCAATTGGAGATATGGGCAGAAAGGACAGGTTGTGAGATTGTTGTTGCTGAAAAAGAAAATGCAAAGGCATCATCAG TTCTTTCACAAGCTGTAAAAAAGGGGAGAGAGCAAGGTTTTGATGTTGTTCTGTGTGACACATCTGGAC GTTTGCACACTAACTACAGCCTTATGGAAGAATTGGTAGCTTGCAAGAAAGCTGTTGGCAAAGCTGTCTCTGGCGCGCCCAAT GAAATTCTGCTAGTATTGGATGGAACAACTGGCTTAAATATGCTTCCACAAGCAAGAGAATTCAATGAT GTTGTTGGAGTGACCGGTTTTATTTTGACCAAGCTTGACGGTTCTGCAAGAGGCGGCTGTGTG GTTAGTGTAGTTGATGAGCTCGGTATACCTGTGAAGTTTGTTGGTGTCGGTGAAAAATTAGATGATCTCCAACCCTTTGATCCAGAGGCCTTCGTTAATGCAATCTTTCCATGA
- the LOC140867006 gene encoding uncharacterized protein gives MTTAKEAPSRSPDAPSSDPIRKEITPESLQTFLVFLDRMGIVETIKPEHDVKDSFSNLVGGVLRAVSIERGKLSCSLTVKPAILNAYKGMHGGAVAAVAERVAIACARTVVGKDKDIFLGELSISYLYAAPHNAEVVIDGSVVRSGRNLTVVAVNFRLKESGRLAFMTRATFYNTPVSSL, from the exons ATGACAACCGCCAAAGAAGCTCCCAGCCGGAGCCCCGACGCCCCAAGTTCTGACCCGATCCGCAAAGAAATCACTCCAGAATCTCTTCAAACTTTCCTTGTATTTCTCGACAGAATGGGAATAGTTGAGACCATTAAACCAGAGCACGACGTCAAGGATTCCTTCTCCAATCTCGTAGGAGGGGTTCTTCGAGCCGTCTCCATCGAACGTGGCAAATTGTCGTGTTCGCTTACTGTCAAACCTGCCATCTTG AATGCATACAAGGGAATGCACGGAGGAGCAGTTGCAGCTGTGGCCGAGAGAGTTGCAATTGCTTGTGCCAGAACAGTTGTTGGAAAAGATAAAGATATATTCCTCGGAGAACTCAGCATTTCTTATCTCTATGCTGCTCCACATAAT GCAGAAGTAGTGATTGATGGATCTGTAGTGAGGAGTGGGAGAAACCTGACTGTGGTAGCGGTTAATTTCCGTCTGAAGGAATCAGGGCGTTTGGCGTTCATGACTCGTGCTACTTTCTATAATACACCTGTTTCAAGTTTATAA
- the LOC140866789 gene encoding uncharacterized protein, which translates to MGHAKNLPKLGSATDLLLPVSVPELEIKEEADTHLQVLYTASFKELASKNVNYDMIIWLSISLLLVLAWGIGIIMLLYLPFRRYVLWKDIGSRKLYVMPKEIVYKVTRPSYIPFWGETKIEKHIPLSMVIDIIIEQGCLQSMYGLHTFRVESIAHGKAAPVDELRVQGVHNPRHLRKVIVTQASKSIQDGRAWNPNRQITGGESMCRMESLTLGPAVLNSPSKGWKTMNSPRHVSVEPRGVATSDLMLHKLEEVSKTVRKLEFLVEKNQGQLPTSSCLENV; encoded by the exons ATGGGTCATGCCAAGAATTTGCCAAAACTTGGTTCTGCTACGGATTTGTTGCTTCCGGTTTCTGTGCCTGAGCTAGAAATTAAAGAAGAAGCTGATACTCATTTGCAAGTTCTATACACCGCTTCATTCAAGGAACTTGCATCAAAGAATGTTAATTATGATATGATAATATGGCTCTCAATATCTCTACTGCTAGTTCTAGCCTGGGGTATTGGGATCATCATGCTGCTCTATCTGCCATTCAGAAGATATGTGCTTTGGAAAGATATTGGATCACGCAAACTCTATGTTATGCCAAAAGAAATTGTGTACAAG GTCACAAGGCCTTCTTATATACCGTTTTGGGGAGAAACAAAAATTGAGAAGCACATACCTCTGTCCATGGTGATTGATATCATAATTGAGCAAG GTTGCCTACAATCAATGTATGGATTGCATACATTTAGAGTTGAAAGTATTGCACATGGTAAAGCTGCACCTGTTGATGAATTACGGGTTCAAGGAGTTCATAACCCTAGACATCTGAGGAAG GTGATCGTAACACAAGCTTCAAAGAGCATACAAGATGGCAGAGCCTGGAATCCTAACCGTCAAATTACTGGAGGTGAAAGCATGTGCCGAATGGAATCTCTGACCTTGGGTCCAGCTGTACTGAATTCGCCATCGAAAGGATGGAAG ACAATGAATTCTCCTCGTCATGTCTCAGTGGAACCCCGAGGTGTAGCAACTTCCGATTTGATGCTCCACAAGCTTGAAGAAGTTAGCAAGACAGTGAGG AAACTCGAGTTTCTGGTTGAGAAAAACCAAGGCCAGCTGCCTACCAGTTCATGTCTGGAAAATGTCTGA
- the LOC140865088 gene encoding uncharacterized protein isoform X2, whose protein sequence is MRLKRVLIVGGTGYLGQHLLQSLAISYEAHPPFSLAFTYNTEPPPQLLLNALPHVLPFHVDMRTGDGLDAISNSFGQPDVVVNCAAISVPRACELDPEAAMAINVPTALVEWLLSFKENKTLLIHLSTDQVYEGTKSFYKEEDDVVPVNVYGKSKVEAERFVSAKYPNFAILRSSIIYGPQTIAPLPKSLPIQWMDSVLAKGEALDFFHDEFRCPVYVKDLVNVMRILIDQWISEHKQMQLLLNVGGPDRVSRVQMAEAVAKVRGYNTSLINQVSASSVDRGVKSPADISMDITKLIQTLGVTPTSYAEGVTLTLYAIPQSQQCP, encoded by the exons ATGAGGTTGAAGCGGGTGCTAATCGTCGGAGGCACGGGCTACTTAGGCCAACACCTTCTGCAATCACTTGCCATCTCTTACGAAGCCCATCCTCCATTTTCGCTTGCTTTTACGTACAACACCGAGCCGCCTCCTCAGCTGCTGCTCAATGCCCTTCCGCACGTGCTCCCTTTCCATGTCGATATGCGCACCGGCGATGGCCTTGACGCTATCTCTAATTCATTCGGCCAG cCCGATGTGGTGGTTAATTGTGCTGCTATTTCTGTTCCCCGTGCCTGTGAGTTGGATCCAGAAGCTGCCATGGCCATTAATGTGCCCACTGCACTCGTGGAATGGTTGTTGAGCTTTAAAGAGAACAAAACTCTTCTGATTCATTTGTCAACTGATCAAG TTTATGAAGGGACCAAATCCTTCTACAAGGAAGAGGATGATGTAGTTCCTGTGAATGTTTATGGGAAATCTAAGGTGGAGGCAGAGCGATTTGTATCTGCAAAATATCCAAACTTTGCAATTTTGAGAAGCAGTATCATATATGGACCACAAACTATTGCACCTCTTCCAAAATCACTCCCTATCCAG TGGATGGATAGTGTCCTTGCTAAGGGAGAGGCTTTGGATTTTTTTCATGACGAATTTCGTTGCCCTGTCTATGTGAAGGATCTTGTTAATGTCATGAGAATATTGATTGACCAATGGATTTCAG AGCATAAACAAATGCAGTTGCTTTTAAATGTTGGAGGTCCAGATCGGGTATCACGAGTACAAATGGCCGAGGCTGTTGCAAAAGTCAGAGGCTATAACACCTCATTGATCAATCAAGTATCTGCATCCTCG GTTGATCGTGGCGTCAAGTCCCCAGCCGATATCTCCATGGATATAACCAAGCTGATTCAGACTTTGGGTGTCACTCCAACTTCGTACGCTGAAGGAGTAACTTTGACCTTATATGCTATTCCTCAGTCGCAACAATGCCCGTAA
- the LOC140865088 gene encoding uncharacterized protein isoform X1 has translation MRLKRVLIVGGTGYLGQHLLQSLAISYEAHPPFSLAFTYNTEPPPQLLLNALPHVLPFHVDMRTGDGLDAISNSFGQPDVVVNCAAISVPRACELDPEAAMAINVPTALVEWLLSFKENKTLLIHLSTDQGYTCAVYEGTKSFYKEEDDVVPVNVYGKSKVEAERFVSAKYPNFAILRSSIIYGPQTIAPLPKSLPIQWMDSVLAKGEALDFFHDEFRCPVYVKDLVNVMRILIDQWISEHKQMQLLLNVGGPDRVSRVQMAEAVAKVRGYNTSLINQVSASSVDRGVKSPADISMDITKLIQTLGVTPTSYAEGVTLTLYAIPQSQQCP, from the exons ATGAGGTTGAAGCGGGTGCTAATCGTCGGAGGCACGGGCTACTTAGGCCAACACCTTCTGCAATCACTTGCCATCTCTTACGAAGCCCATCCTCCATTTTCGCTTGCTTTTACGTACAACACCGAGCCGCCTCCTCAGCTGCTGCTCAATGCCCTTCCGCACGTGCTCCCTTTCCATGTCGATATGCGCACCGGCGATGGCCTTGACGCTATCTCTAATTCATTCGGCCAG cCCGATGTGGTGGTTAATTGTGCTGCTATTTCTGTTCCCCGTGCCTGTGAGTTGGATCCAGAAGCTGCCATGGCCATTAATGTGCCCACTGCACTCGTGGAATGGTTGTTGAGCTTTAAAGAGAACAAAACTCTTCTGATTCATTTGTCAACTGATCAAGGTTACACTTG TGCAGTTTATGAAGGGACCAAATCCTTCTACAAGGAAGAGGATGATGTAGTTCCTGTGAATGTTTATGGGAAATCTAAGGTGGAGGCAGAGCGATTTGTATCTGCAAAATATCCAAACTTTGCAATTTTGAGAAGCAGTATCATATATGGACCACAAACTATTGCACCTCTTCCAAAATCACTCCCTATCCAG TGGATGGATAGTGTCCTTGCTAAGGGAGAGGCTTTGGATTTTTTTCATGACGAATTTCGTTGCCCTGTCTATGTGAAGGATCTTGTTAATGTCATGAGAATATTGATTGACCAATGGATTTCAG AGCATAAACAAATGCAGTTGCTTTTAAATGTTGGAGGTCCAGATCGGGTATCACGAGTACAAATGGCCGAGGCTGTTGCAAAAGTCAGAGGCTATAACACCTCATTGATCAATCAAGTATCTGCATCCTCG GTTGATCGTGGCGTCAAGTCCCCAGCCGATATCTCCATGGATATAACCAAGCTGATTCAGACTTTGGGTGTCACTCCAACTTCGTACGCTGAAGGAGTAACTTTGACCTTATATGCTATTCCTCAGTCGCAACAATGCCCGTAA